A part of Magnetospirillum sp. genomic DNA contains:
- a CDS encoding tetratricopeptide repeat protein: MPPKPPARLSPTMAKLQQAVALHQSGKLAEASNLYREVLRVEPQNFDALHLSGVAARAQGNAAVAVDLIGRALARVKGRSAAANYNLGNALGDLGRHAETLAAVEKALALEPNYAEAHHLRAVALRHLGRSDDAIAACAKAIALAPKAAYAHNEMGVILAGLERHEEALGHYERALACDPRHLHATHNRGVALRMLGRADEALAAYKQALALKPDFAEAVASLAILQQLLKRPVDAAASYERLLALAPDYDFALGSMLSERLLACDWRDYDELCARIADATRAGKRADKPFTLMAFSDDPALHLQSARIFAASRYTRAAAAASPLAARAPSPGKRLKIAYISADFRDHAVAYLIANLFEAHDRSRFEIHGISVGPDSDGAMRKRLVTTFDDFADMRTKNDIEIAAFMRGRDYDIVVDLMGYTADARTGVLARRVAPLQVNYLGYPGTMGADFIDYILVDPTVAPPGSDAHFAEKIVRLPHCYQANDTKRIVAPQAPTRAQAGLPESAFVFCCFNNAWKISPGIFALWMRLLRRIEGSVLWLLATNDAAVANLRAAASGHGIDPARLVFAPHAKHAEHLARHVLADLFIDTFPYNAHTTASDALWMGIPLLTYAGRSFPARVAASLLRSVGMAEMVMPSLDAYEAEAVSLAATPARLAALRAKLAQNRDRAPLFDIDLFRRGIESAYETMQARAASGQAPAAFDVVLP; encoded by the coding sequence ATGCCGCCCAAACCGCCTGCCCGCCTCTCGCCGACCATGGCCAAACTGCAGCAGGCCGTTGCCTTGCACCAGTCGGGCAAATTGGCCGAGGCGTCCAACCTCTATCGCGAGGTGCTGCGCGTCGAGCCGCAGAATTTCGATGCCCTGCATCTGTCGGGCGTCGCCGCCCGCGCGCAAGGCAATGCCGCCGTCGCGGTCGATCTGATCGGGCGTGCGCTCGCGCGCGTCAAAGGCCGCAGTGCGGCCGCCAACTACAATCTCGGCAATGCGCTCGGCGATTTGGGGCGGCACGCCGAAACACTGGCCGCCGTCGAGAAAGCACTCGCCCTCGAGCCCAACTATGCCGAGGCGCATCATCTGCGCGCGGTTGCGTTGCGCCATCTCGGGCGCAGCGACGATGCGATCGCGGCATGCGCCAAGGCGATCGCGTTGGCGCCGAAGGCCGCCTACGCGCACAACGAAATGGGCGTGATCCTCGCCGGCCTCGAGCGGCACGAAGAAGCGCTCGGCCATTACGAGCGCGCTTTGGCCTGCGATCCGCGGCACCTGCACGCCACGCACAATCGCGGTGTGGCCTTGCGCATGCTGGGCCGCGCCGACGAAGCGCTGGCGGCCTATAAGCAAGCACTCGCCCTCAAGCCCGATTTTGCGGAAGCCGTCGCAAGCCTTGCGATCCTGCAGCAATTGCTGAAGCGCCCGGTCGACGCGGCGGCGAGCTACGAACGTTTGCTCGCCCTCGCCCCCGACTACGATTTTGCCTTGGGCAGCATGCTTTCCGAACGGCTGCTTGCCTGCGACTGGCGCGACTACGACGAACTGTGCGCGCGTATTGCGGACGCCACGCGGGCCGGAAAACGCGCCGACAAACCCTTCACGCTGATGGCATTCAGCGACGATCCGGCCTTGCATCTGCAAAGTGCGCGCATCTTCGCGGCATCGCGCTATACGCGGGCAGCCGCCGCCGCATCGCCCTTGGCCGCACGCGCGCCCTCGCCGGGCAAACGCCTCAAGATCGCGTATATCTCGGCCGATTTTCGCGACCATGCGGTGGCATATCTGATCGCCAATCTGTTCGAAGCGCACGATCGCAGCCGCTTCGAAATACACGGCATCTCGGTCGGCCCCGACAGCGACGGTGCGATGCGCAAGCGCCTCGTCACCACGTTCGACGATTTTGCCGATATGCGTACAAAGAACGACATCGAAATCGCCGCCTTCATGCGCGGCCGCGACTACGACATCGTCGTCGATTTGATGGGCTATACGGCCGATGCGCGCACGGGCGTACTCGCCAGGCGTGTCGCACCCTTGCAGGTCAATTATTTGGGATATCCCGGCACGATGGGAGCCGATTTCATCGACTATATCCTCGTCGATCCGACCGTGGCCCCGCCAGGCAGCGACGCACATTTCGCCGAAAAAATCGTGCGGCTGCCGCATTGCTACCAGGCCAACGACACGAAACGCATCGTGGCCCCGCAAGCGCCGACGCGCGCGCAAGCGGGCTTGCCAGAGAGCGCTTTCGTGTTCTGCTGCTTCAACAATGCCTGGAAGATTTCGCCCGGCATCTTTGCGCTGTGGATGCGGCTTTTGCGTCGCATCGAAGGCAGCGTGTTGTGGCTGCTCGCAACCAACGATGCGGCCGTCGCAAACCTGCGCGCCGCCGCGTCCGGCCACGGCATCGATCCCGCCCGCCTCGTCTTTGCACCGCACGCCAAACATGCCGAACATCTCGCCCGCCACGTGTTGGCCGACCTTTTCATCGACACCTTCCCCTACAACGCGCACACCACGGCAAGCGACGCGTTGTGGATGGGCATCCCCCTGCTGACATATGCCGGGCGCAGCTTTCCCGCGCGCGTGGCCGCAAGTTTGCTGCGCAGCGTGGGCATGGCGGAGATGGTGATGCCCTCGCTCGACGCCTACGAGGCCGAAGCCGTGAGCCTGGCGGCAACCCCGGCGCGCTTGGCGGCCTTGCGCGCGAAGCTCGCGCAGAATCGCGACAGGGCACCGTTGTTCGACATCGACCTCTTCCGTCGCGGCATTGAAAGTGCTTACGAGACGATGCAGGCGCGTGCGGCATCGGGCCAAGCTCCTGCCGCGTTCGACGTGGTGCTGCCATGA
- a CDS encoding tetratricopeptide repeat protein, which produces MSETASEVPELLLAAIAAHKNGDLGAAEKGYRNILEREPVHPDANHNLGALLMVQRNFAEGLKRLKAALETKPVEGQFWFSYADALLRIGQAKEAMSVLRQGAQRGLGGPQFETLVKQSQIALMSIPAPSPTPQAPRKKSAADIPALIEKAMKLHGSGQLAKAAAQYHEILGIDPRNAGALHLAGVVAHQSQKPTLALELINAAIAINPAAPEFHGNLGVVLREMHRIEAAADAYRKAIELNPGYAEAHNNLGNALRDLERFEEAAKSYGRAIELQPRNADYHCNAADVHQEMGRFEQAFEHYNEALRLNPSHPKARMNLATAYFSYEDIPNAIALYRQAIELGPNVALLHNNLGMALQAQANHDGALACFARAVELRPTYYEAHNNLLLAQHYAPQISKQEMVDAAKRFAQSLPARPPLAPFANTREPERKLRIGFVSPDLRTHPVGFFLDGFMAAYDRANFEIFCYSNGGREDALTKRLRDHSAGWRNIVGLSDRDAAAAIRSDRIDILIDLAGHTAKNRLPLFALQPAPVQASWLGYFGTTGLVEIDAVLLDDATVLPDEEDMFVEQVVRLPGGRFCYTPPDYAPPVRPSPYLAKGYVTFGSFNNLSKVTTEVLGVWAQILSNAPTARLVLKWKTLKFEGERARVAAAFTAAGGDASRLELRGPSSHAKMLDEYGDIDVALDPFPFSGGLTSCEALWMGVPVLTMPGTRPISRQTLGFLGAVDLEGDFAVVSSEAYVARAVELAANPSELDSFRKILRPRLQASSLCDAAAFARNIETAWRDLWRAWCDKP; this is translated from the coding sequence ATGAGCGAGACAGCTTCCGAAGTGCCCGAGCTGCTGCTGGCCGCGATCGCCGCGCATAAAAACGGCGATCTTGGCGCCGCCGAGAAGGGCTATCGCAACATTCTCGAGCGCGAACCGGTGCACCCGGACGCAAACCACAATCTCGGCGCGCTTTTGATGGTGCAGCGCAATTTCGCCGAAGGGTTGAAGCGCCTCAAAGCGGCACTCGAAACCAAGCCGGTCGAAGGCCAGTTCTGGTTCTCCTACGCCGACGCGTTGCTGCGCATCGGTCAGGCCAAAGAAGCGATGTCGGTGCTGCGCCAGGGTGCCCAGCGCGGCCTCGGCGGGCCGCAGTTCGAAACGCTCGTCAAGCAATCGCAGATCGCCTTGATGTCGATACCGGCGCCCTCCCCAACGCCGCAAGCCCCGCGCAAGAAGAGTGCCGCCGACATTCCGGCCCTCATCGAAAAGGCGATGAAACTGCATGGCAGCGGCCAGCTCGCCAAAGCCGCAGCCCAGTATCACGAGATCCTCGGCATCGATCCGCGCAATGCAGGTGCCTTGCATCTAGCGGGCGTGGTGGCGCACCAGTCTCAAAAGCCCACGCTGGCTCTTGAACTCATCAACGCCGCGATCGCGATCAATCCGGCAGCGCCCGAATTCCACGGCAATCTCGGCGTGGTATTGCGCGAGATGCACCGGATCGAAGCGGCGGCCGACGCCTATCGCAAGGCGATCGAACTCAATCCCGGCTATGCCGAGGCGCACAACAATCTCGGCAACGCGCTGCGCGATCTCGAGCGTTTCGAGGAAGCGGCCAAGAGCTACGGACGTGCCATCGAGCTGCAGCCGCGCAATGCCGATTACCATTGCAACGCCGCCGACGTGCACCAGGAGATGGGCCGCTTCGAGCAGGCGTTCGAGCACTACAACGAAGCGCTGCGCCTCAACCCGTCGCACCCTAAAGCGCGCATGAATCTGGCGACCGCGTATTTTTCCTACGAAGACATTCCGAACGCGATCGCGCTCTACCGCCAGGCGATCGAGCTCGGCCCCAACGTCGCTTTGCTGCACAACAATCTCGGCATGGCGCTGCAAGCGCAGGCCAACCACGACGGTGCGCTCGCGTGCTTCGCGCGCGCGGTCGAGCTGCGGCCGACCTACTACGAGGCGCACAACAATCTCCTGTTGGCACAGCACTACGCGCCGCAGATTTCGAAGCAGGAGATGGTCGACGCGGCCAAGCGCTTCGCGCAGAGCCTGCCGGCACGCCCGCCGCTCGCCCCTTTCGCGAACACGCGCGAGCCTGAACGCAAACTGCGCATCGGCTTCGTGTCGCCCGATCTACGCACGCATCCAGTCGGGTTTTTTCTCGACGGCTTCATGGCCGCCTACGACCGCGCGAATTTCGAGATCTTCTGCTATTCGAACGGCGGGCGCGAGGATGCGCTGACCAAGCGCCTGCGCGACCATTCGGCCGGCTGGCGCAACATCGTGGGCCTGTCGGACCGCGACGCCGCCGCCGCCATCCGCAGCGACCGCATCGACATCCTCATCGACCTCGCGGGCCACACGGCCAAAAACCGACTGCCGCTGTTCGCGTTGCAGCCAGCCCCTGTGCAGGCAAGCTGGCTCGGCTATTTCGGCACGACGGGCCTCGTCGAAATCGACGCCGTCCTCCTCGACGACGCAACCGTGCTGCCCGACGAAGAAGACATGTTTGTCGAACAGGTCGTGCGACTACCGGGCGGGCGCTTCTGCTATACGCCGCCGGATTACGCGCCACCCGTACGCCCGTCGCCGTATCTGGCCAAGGGCTACGTGACGTTCGGCAGCTTCAACAATCTTTCCAAAGTCACGACCGAAGTGCTCGGCGTGTGGGCGCAGATATTGTCAAACGCGCCCACCGCACGCCTCGTACTCAAATGGAAGACACTCAAATTCGAGGGCGAACGCGCGCGCGTTGCCGCCGCCTTCACGGCGGCAGGGGGCGACGCAAGCCGCCTCGAATTGCGCGGCCCCAGCAGCCACGCCAAGATGCTCGACGAATACGGCGACATCGACGTGGCCCTCGACCCGTTTCCGTTCAGCGGCGGCCTCACCTCGTGCGAGGCGCTGTGGATGGGCGTGCCCGTGCTGACCATGCCGGGCACGCGCCCGATCTCGCGCCAGACGCTGGGCTTCTTGGGTGCGGTCGATCTCGAAGGCGATTTCGCCGTCGTCTCGAGCGAGGCTTACGTGGCGCGCGCGGTCGAACTGGCGGCGAACCCAAGCGAACTCGATAGCTTCCGCAAAATCCTGCGTCCGCGTTTGCAGGCCTCAAGCCTGTGCGACGCCGCCGCCTTCGCGCGCAACATCGAAACCGCCTGGCGCGATCTGTGGCGGGCTTGGTGTGACAAACCCTAG
- a CDS encoding putative quinol monooxygenase — MTQPTFTAADLNRGFVVAIAIEAKEGHADEVAEGLRRMVAPTMAEPGVKLFIPYRSPANAHAFFIYELYENEAAWAAHQQTPHFANFAATIVPLTAKRERIPYVPF, encoded by the coding sequence ATGACCCAGCCGACATTCACGGCCGCCGATCTCAATCGGGGTTTCGTCGTCGCCATTGCGATCGAGGCCAAAGAGGGCCATGCGGATGAAGTGGCCGAGGGTCTGCGCCGAATGGTGGCGCCCACGATGGCCGAACCGGGCGTGAAGCTGTTTATACCCTATCGCTCACCCGCGAACGCGCACGCGTTTTTCATCTACGAGCTCTACGAAAACGAAGCGGCGTGGGCAGCACACCAGCAAACGCCGCATTTCGCGAATTTCGCCGCGACGATCGTGCCGCTCACCGCCAAGCGCGAGCGAATTCCGTACGTGCCGTTCTAG